In one Parageobacillus genomosp. 1 genomic region, the following are encoded:
- the murQ gene encoding N-acetylmuramic acid 6-phosphate etherase, giving the protein MLEHLTTEQCNAKTKNLDEMTTKEILQVMNEEDQTVALAVSKQLDQIEKLVQKVIASFQRGGRLIYIGAGTSGRLGILDAVECPPTFGTDPDMVQGIIAGGLKALTNAVEGAEDDEELAVRDLQKVSLADNDVVVGIAASGRTPYVISALRYAKQIGATTGSIACNKGAEISKYADVSIEVETGPEVLTGSTRLKAGTAQKMVLNMISTASMIGIGKVYKNLMVDVQATNGKLKERAKRIIMEATGVGANEAVRYYEAAHGEVKAAIVMILLQCSYEEAKERLQKANGFVRKALQ; this is encoded by the coding sequence TTGCTAGAACATCTTACAACTGAACAGTGCAATGCGAAAACGAAAAACTTGGATGAAATGACAACGAAGGAAATTTTGCAAGTGATGAACGAAGAAGATCAGACTGTCGCTTTGGCGGTCTCCAAACAATTAGACCAAATTGAGAAACTGGTGCAAAAAGTCATCGCATCGTTTCAACGAGGAGGCAGGCTGATTTATATCGGTGCGGGGACGAGCGGCCGCCTTGGCATTTTGGATGCAGTAGAATGTCCGCCGACGTTTGGGACCGATCCAGACATGGTGCAAGGAATTATCGCTGGTGGATTGAAAGCGCTCACAAACGCCGTCGAAGGGGCGGAAGATGATGAGGAGTTGGCGGTCCGCGATTTACAAAAGGTTTCGTTGGCGGACAACGACGTTGTTGTCGGCATTGCCGCGAGTGGCCGCACGCCTTATGTGATCAGCGCGCTTCGCTACGCGAAACAAATCGGCGCGACAACGGGAAGCATCGCCTGCAATAAAGGAGCGGAAATCAGCAAATACGCCGACGTCAGCATTGAAGTGGAAACAGGACCGGAAGTGTTGACCGGCTCGACTCGCCTAAAAGCGGGAACAGCGCAAAAAATGGTGCTTAACATGATTTCGACCGCTTCGATGATCGGAATTGGAAAAGTGTATAAAAACTTGATGGTCGATGTCCAGGCAACGAATGGGAAGCTGAAAGAGCGAGCGAAGCGGATTATTATGGAAGCGACAGGCGTGGGTGCGAACGAAGCGGTGCGATATTATGAGGCGGCGCATGGAGAAGTGAAAGCAGCGATTGTGATGATTTTGCTGCAATGCAGCTATGAGGAAGCAAAAGAGCGCCTGCAAAAAGCAAACGGTTTTGTGCGCAAAGCACTTCAATAA